The following coding sequences are from one Nicotiana tomentosiformis chromosome 3, ASM39032v3, whole genome shotgun sequence window:
- the LOC138907860 gene encoding uncharacterized protein, which translates to MTSNTVVGVLFQEGISQVRPPYFNSQHFSHWKVRMETYTMSYDIKVWLVIKKNLRIPPKNDKDGEIIVSPDPLDLDDYTEEQAIVIQVNAKAKNLLYNTISDEEYEKISSGETAKEMWDKLQVTYEGTNKVKETRINLFVRDYELFQMKDGESVEEMFSRFSKILRDLKSFGRLIRSGEQVRKILRSLPTIWQPKVIALECQDLEKMSYDELRCDLITFEKTHLDRQVHLEKRKTIAFKATMAESEIEEEEEEEEEEEEEEEEEEGGGGGGGGGGE; encoded by the coding sequence ATGACGTCAAACACAGTTGTTGGAGTTCTATTTCAAGAAGGGATTTCTCAAGTAAGACCACCATACTTCAATAGCCAGCACTTTTCACACTGGAAAGTACGTATGGAAACCTATACAATGTCATACGACATCAAAGTATGGCTTGTGATAAAAAAAAATCTTCGAATTCCTCCAAAGAATGATAAAGATGGCGAGATCATAGTATCACCTGATCCTCTAGACTTAGATGATTACACTGAAGAACAAGCAATTGTTATTCAAGTGAATGCTAAGGCTAAAAATCTTTTATACAATACCATTAGTGATGAAGAGTATGAAAAGATATCAAGTGGTGAAACTGCTAAAGAAATGTGGGACAAGTTACAAGTCACATATGAAGGAACCAACAAAGTGAAGGAGACTAGAATAAATCTCTTTGTGCGTGACTATGAACTATTTCAAATGAAAGACGGAGAATCTGTTGAAGAAATGTTCTCTCGATTCAGCAAAATTCTTAGAGACTTGAAATCCTTTGGTAGACTAATCAGAAGCGGAGAACAGGTCAGAAAAATCCTAAGAAGTCTACCCACTATTTGGCAACCCAAAGTTATTGCTCTTGAATGTCAGGATCTCGAAAAGATGTCATATGATGAACTCAGATGTGACCTTATTACATTTGAGAAAACACACTTAGACAGGCAAGTTCATCTAGAGAAAAGAAAAACAATCGCTTTTAAAGCAACTATGGCTGAATCagaaattgaagaagaagaagaagaagaagaagaagaagaagaagaagaagaagaagaagaaggaggaggaggaggaggaggaggaggaggagaataA